A genomic segment from Vanacampus margaritifer isolate UIUO_Vmar chromosome 3, RoL_Vmar_1.0, whole genome shotgun sequence encodes:
- the vps13a gene encoding intermembrane lipid transfer protein VPS13A isoform X2 has protein sequence MVFESLVVDVINRFLGDYVVNLDSSQLKLGIWGGDAALRNLEIKENALSQLDIPFKVRAGHIGRLQLQIPWKNLYTQSVEATLDGVYLLIVPTASIKYDAEKEEKQLQEARQRELQRIEETKLKVAEQENPTAEKQDTFVEKLVTQIIKNVQVKISNIHIRYEDDVTNPQCPLSFGVSLSNLSLQTCDEDWNPTLLDENARLFYKLVQLDKLFAYWNVDSVLFSNHSPDEALLCLQNSMDLKGSRSADHDFIFRPISADAKLCMNPRSDMDFSSPKIDLMVNLSEVAIELNKPQYISILELLGSLDLMSRNLPYRKYRPEALVHNNANNWWDYAITSVLEVDVKPRLHMWSWPHIQRHRQLVKHYRELYKIKITSKKPSEELLKELQEPEKTLDIFNITLARQQAEVEASKAGLRIYRQGLKMEEEQSQGWISWMWNWGEEPESETKVEKSTGTGFDELLTPNEKARLYTAIGYSETAANFIYPKDFEDMKVDFHMEKLSVSIKDSIDKDEIIKLTVGELMSSLTQRSGAQAIKFTAELSLFEITGQAGSRPAPTLLSSKTVGTGTGTPLLSLFFETNPLDQSANQRLFVESQPLEIIYDAMTVNAMSAFFRPPDDLQLDELTNATLMKLEQFRDRTATGLMYVIETQKVLDLKVNLLASYVIIPQTGFYDGTQNILLLDLGHLQMSSQSKKHLPALSAGSSKLEDIMLRAYDSFDIQLTNLQFLFSKPDGNWKTARKQKQSPLHILEPVDLKMEFSRAMVVKDSRMAKYKLSGELPLLSLRISDVKLRNVLELVDSIPLPQTKPATPNAGGTQHSKPKQFTPQLSTRRRLQLADQRSSILFESCETISISSLGSEEDLFYDAPSSPITGQQFFPDSPMPLRYGDLHRSKTFAQEECQKNMTDFLMTFEISEFSVQLCRLNGSSQEVAVLHLEVEGLGTELKLCTFEMTSNTYLREICLRCPEYKDFKSKEIQLITTLDNTEVDMLTLEYRKADKNGPEFKSLHNNTEQLIKVTFSSLDVNLHTEALLNTMNYLNGLLPQSTQKEEEGRDELPTISEEEELEEDKKEGTAIAKRKKPKNSKAAAIINLHLSADLRSLKVYIRGQKSMISEIRIEGLVSEVIMRKREMKVLANLKNIIVFDCDETAFYKKAVSIADREVFAFQMVNHTDATEGDAYVDMSQVDTSVTLTVGCIQVVFLNKFLSSILAFINNFQEAKEAVAEVTQQAAEKAASGVKELSQRSTRIALNVHFKAPVIFVPQSSSSPNVLVADLGFVSVKNQFAMQPSKSFRKIPPVVDIMGVKLTDLKMYRTTFVNGEFQGQSNLLQPVSLEVEIQRNLSSNWYHSIPDIEITAHLMPLSLILSQDDMVVVFRTLSENLSENSDTATASPPAPPENSTLDKEPRSSGSTERNNGNTVVTAAVVETQKSNRLKTSMKADFKIDSMALVVFKSNVNELLILEPHDDELKLGEFTLGTISTSFAMYSDSSMKAAVRMSTCLLDDKRPNIKTVSPRMMAMRPGTEKNMMVEVNYRRSHEGTTLDTVVQDVYLCASMEFLLTVADIFLNATKEGFGETPQAKNNTAPEDKNNTPAQPKESTEVSKSEMNVVVRNPEIVFVADLTRADGLALVMTTQCELAIKSDAESSKMTAVIQDLKVVACPFLREKRLHNVTTVLQPCQVFFKSFQSPTSPQAMEISINSLSLKVSPIIIKTVLSIQSALTPTTETTAELESPVPVDMWEKRDWKDLKLWFLDEQGEANTQTMAPLIPQGESLKMDIKSICVTLEAGVGHRTVPMLLAKSSFQGDVKNWSTLINLRSELNLEVHYYNEVVGVWEPLLEPLEDETKDGFRPWRLEFTMKKKPLKNIGWADEVDYNVPDYKTVIVISSKDQLNITLSKCGLAMLSNLGMAFAEAAKETAGCFQKDEAPFVVKNHLGLPVSVRYSNMFSPIATHSDDHIVELQDGHTLEMDYSVTTDSDQFSAMISLSEKDYYIQPTPAGHTSASMIPLIKVGRRMYSVMHHGSVVTRFLVCQVYSVEGSKYIKIRSPFQIINHFSIPFKVFEGSTHLGTSLPTEEFCVPLDSYRSELSLQPDTGEDGDQFECSEGFSYDDINLQQPKLHIQQKCSRRGNLGGVLTVNIVPVMDTVTFKDTGGVGDNFDVAFVLHLWPCVLLRNLLPYPITYKLNDSSEPGPESTLNPGHSAQLHTAVIDQSSLDLRLIDYLAQDWSAQYSLRSEQEEITFIVFESLRLEEDCDEGTERRRAELDIAVHVKYEQGQMVVAIHSPYWMVNKTGRLLQYKADDIHRKHPLDYDMPLLFSFKPRYFLKNNKVRLMISESELSDEFSLDTVGSYGDVKCKGQYKDYHLGVKIDPSSFSLTRIVTFMPFYMLVNRTKLTVFVCEEDEESWTVVPPEKSAIPFWPENGAKLLKVKTEGGQSPSRTINFTRPENCLLLHLDNTVGGIIVDVNVSEHSATIRFSDYHDGAAPFLIINHTKDQVLQFYQSSQNAAEVEEVEAGKATHYTWTKPTGSRELCWQCGKYSGKLKSEEDLCENLEKEGNLFVISFYEGLQRVVLFTEELRIYNLLCESERAQLAEQEITLLLYNVGVSLVNNSSGQEVSFIGITSSDVVWELKPKKKNRWKPLDAEAAEMLEKSFKEYVESGPVDHAIIDLDNSFQVCLSPNGTDMRLLQPCDASLRRHFLPGVKVEYSVSPRQSSYRVQIHHIQIQNQLPGAIFPYVFYPVKLPKSVTMDAEPKPLTDLSIVTRAAGHSDISRIKYFKVLIQEMDLKLDLGFLYAILDLSSPEDASATSVQQEVELFEKDVEYIKTELNYVSAADTTPISLYEYFHISPIKLHLSFSLSTGGKDGLKEKRDTELIPVQSLNLLLKSIGATLTDVQDVVFKLAFFELTFQFCTTQQLQWEVIRHYSKQAIKQMYVLVLGLDVLGNPFGLIRGLSEGVEAFFYEPYQGAIQGQEEFMEGMALGVKALVGGAVGGIAGAASRITGAMAKGVAAITMDEEYQQKRREAMNKQPSSFREGLTRGGKGLFSGFVSGITGIVTKPIKGAQKEGAAGFFKGVGKGLVGAVARPTGGIIDMASSTFQGIKRAAETSQDIESLRPPRFIHEDGVIRPYKQREGLGSQMLQKIENGRFAKYRYFAHAKVNDSDFLMITKKGIFFVTTGTFGQLICEWQYLFDEFTKDPTIVDNRRLRIEAKERVKSVFHAKEFGKIINFRTPEIATWVLAKLEDARDSLPKY, from the exons ATGGTCTTCGAAAGCCTCGTAGTCGACGTTATCAACAGGTTTCTGGGCGACTACGTAGTCAACCTTGACAGCTCGCAGCTTAAACTCGGCATCTGGGGAG gTGATGCTGCGCTTCGAAATCTTGAAATTAAGGAGAATGCTTTG AGTCAGCTTGATATTCCCTTTAAAGTGAGAGCGGGACACATAG GGCGACTGCAACTCCAGATTCCCTGGAAGAACCTTTACACTCAGTCTGTGGAGGCCACACTTGATGGCGTCTATCTGCTCATCGTTCCAACAGCAA GTATCAAGTACGATGCGGAAAAGGAGGAAAAGCAGCTGCAGGAAGCACGACAGAGGGAGCTGCAAAGGATTGAAGAGACCAAGCTGAAGGTCGCTGAGCAAG AGAACCCCACAGCAGAGAAGCAGGACACTTTTGTGGAGAAGCTTGTCACTCAAATCATCAAAAATGTTCAAGTGAAGATCTCCAATATCCATATTCGTTATGAGGATGAT GTCACCAATCCGCAGTGCCCTTTGTCCTTCGGCGTGTCTCTTAGCAACCTTAGCCTTCAG ACTTGTGATGAGGACTGGAACCCAACACTGTTGGATGAGAATGCGAGGCTTTTCTACAAG TTGGTTCAGCTGGACAAATTGTTTGCCTACTGGAATGTCGACTCGGTGCTCTTCTCCAATCACAGTCCGGATGAGGCTTTG CTTTGTCTCCAGAATAGCATGGACCTCAAAGGCTCCCGTTCTGCAGACCACGATTTCA TTTTTCGGCCCATCTCGGCGGATGCAAAGCTGTGCATGAATCCCAGGTCAGACATGGACTTCTCATCTCCCAAAATCGACCTCATGGTCAATCTCAGCGAGGTGGCCATTGAGCTGAACAAACCCCAG TACATCAGCATCTTGGAGCTACTAGGCTCATTGGATTTGATGTCACGCAACCTGCCATACAGGAAATACAGACCGGAGGCCTTAGTTCACAACAATGCCAACAATTG GTGGGACTATGCCATCACGAGCGTCCTGGAGGTGGACGTGAAGCCCCGACTCCACATGTGGTCGTGGCCACACATTCAGAGGCACCGCCAGCTGGTCAAGCACTACAGAGAGCTCTACAAGATCAAGATCACTAGCAAGAAACCTAGTGAGGAGTTACTCAAGGAACTACAG GAACCTGAGAAGACACTAGATATTTTTAACATCACACTGGCCAGACAGCAGGCTGAAGTGGAG GCGAGTAAAGCAGGGTTGCGTATTTACCGTCAAGGTTTGAAGATGGAAGAAGAGCAGTCTCAAGGCTGGATTAGCTGGATGTGGAATTGGGGGGAAGAGCCTGAGTCTGAAACAAAGGTGGAAAAAAGCACAGGCACAG GCTTTGATGAGCTGTTAACTCCCAATGAGAAAGCCAGGCTCTACACTGCCATCGGATACAGTGAGACGGCCGCTAATTTCATTTATCCAAAGGAT TttgaggacatgaaggtagatTTCCACATGGAAAAACTGAGTGTCTCCATCAAAGACAGCATTGACAAAGATGAGATCATCAAGTTGACTGTTGGGGAACTGATGTCCTCCCTGACGCAGCGATCTGGAGCACAAGCCATCAA aTTCACAGCCGAGCTCAGTTTGTTCGAGATCACGGGTCAGGCAGGAAGCCGGCCTGCTCCCACCCTCCTGTCGTCAAAGACGGTCGGCACGGGGACAGGCACGCCGCTGCTCAGTCTTTTTTTCGAGACTAACCCTCTGGATCAGAGTGCCAATCAGCGGCTCTTTGTTGAATCGCAGCCGCTGGAAATCATCTATGATGCC ATGACAGTGAACGCCATGTCCGCGTTCTTCCGGCCTCCTGACGACCTGCAGCTGGACGAACTCACCAACGCCACACTGATGAAACTGGAGCAGTTCCGAGACCGTACAGCCACTG GGCTCATGTATGTGATAGAGACCCAGAAGGTGCTGGACCTGAAGGTAAACCTACTGGCCTCTTATGTCATCATCCCACAGACGGGCTTCTATGATGGCACTCAGAACATCCTGTTGCTGGATCTCGGACACTTGCAG ATGTCCAGTCAGAGCAAAAAGCATCTGCCTGCGCTGTCGGCGGGCTCCAGCAAACTTGAAGACATCATGCTGAGAGCTTACGACAGCTTTGACATCCAACTCACCAACCTGCAATTCCTTTTCAGTAAACCAG ATGGCAACTGGAAAACGGCTCGAAAGCAGAAACAATCGCCACTCCACATCCTGGAGCCGGTGGATTTAAAAATGGAGTTCAGCAGGGCCATGGTGGTCAAAGACTCGCGCATGGCAaa ataTAAACTGTCTGGAGAACTCCCTCTGCTCTCCCTCCGGATCTCCGACGTTAAACTTCGAAATGTTCTAGAGCTGGTGGACAGTATCCCCCTGCCGCAGACAAAACCTGCTACACCCAACGCTGGTGGGACCCAACATTCAAAG CCCAAGCAGTTCACACCACAGCTTTCCACAAGGCGGCGTCTGCAGTTGGCCGACCAGCGCTCCTCTATTCTTTTCGAGTCGTGTGAGACCATCAGCATTTCTTCACTCG GTTCTGAAGAAGACTTGTTCTACGACGCCCCCAGCTCTCCCATCACAGGACAGCAGTTTTTCCCTGACAGTCCCATGCCGCTGCGCTACGGCGACCTGCACAGATCGAAGACCTTTGCGCAGGAGGAGTGTCAGAAGAACATGACCGACTTTCTCATGACATTTGAAATAAGCGAG tTCTCTGTCCAGCTGTGTCGCCTCAATGGCAGCTCTCAGGAGGTTGCGGTGCTCCACTTGGAGGTAGAGGGCCTGGGCACTGAACTGAAATTATGCACCTTTGAAATGACATCCAACACTTACCTCAGGGAGATCTGCCTCAGGTGTCCCGAATACAAAG ATTTCAAAAGCAAGGAAATTCAACTCATCACTACTTTAGATAACACTGAGGTCGACATGCTCACACTGGAGTATAGAAAA gctGATAAAAACGGGCCTGAGTTCAAGTCCCTGCACAACAACACAGAGCAGCTAATAAAG GTGACCTTCTCGTCGCTGGATGTGAATCTCCACACAGAGGCGCTCCTCAACACCATGAACTACCTCAATGGTCTTTTGCCGCAGTCCACCcaaaaggaggaggaaggacGGGACGAGCTCCCCACCATCTCTGAGGAagaggagctggaggaggacAAGAAGGAGGGGACCGCCATtgctaaaagaaaaa AGCCGAAGAATTCCAAGGCCGCGGCCATCATCAACCTGCACCTCAGTGCCGATCTTCGCTCTCTCAAGGTTTACATTCGAGGACAGAAATCCATGATCTCGGAGATTAGAATTGAAG GGCTGGTTTCTGAAGTTATAATGAGGAAGCGAGAGATGAAGGTCCTTGCCAACCTAAAGAACATCATAGTGTTTGACTGTGATGAAACTGCCTTCTATAAGAAG GCCGTGTCTATAGCAGACAGGGAGGTGTTTGCCTTCCAGATGGTCAACCACACTGACGCGACCGAGGGCGACGCCTACGTTGACATGTCACAGGTTGACACCTCAGTCACGTTGACAGTGGGATGCATCCAGGTTGTCTTCCTCAACAAGTTTTTGTCCTCCATACTG GCGTTCATAAACAACTTCCAGGAGGCCAAAGAGGCTGTCGCAGAGGTGACCCAGCAGGCGGCTGAAAAGGCGGCGTCCGGCGTGAAGGAGCTGTCGCAGCGCAGTACTCGCATCGCTCTCAACGTTCACTTCAAAGCGCCCGTCATCTTCGTCCCACAATCGTCCTCATCCCCCAACGTCCTGGTGGCTGACCTGGGCTTCGTATCGGTCAAGAATCAGTTTGCCATGCAGCCCTCTAAGAGTTTCCGCAAGATCCCACCTGTGGTGGATATAATGGGAGTCAAGCTCACTGACCTCAAGATGTACAG AACCACGTTCGTTAATGGGGAGTTTCAGGGCCAAAGTAACCTGTTGCAGCCAGTCAGCCTGGAAGTGGAAATTCAGAGAAATCTTTCATCCAACTGGTACCACAGCATCCCCGACATTGAGATCACCGCTCATCTTATGCCCTTGAGT TTGATCCTCAGCCAAGATGACATGGTGGTTGTCTTCAGGACTCTCAGTGAAAACCTCTCAGAAAATTCTGACACTGCCACCGCCTCTCCGCCTGCTCCACCTGAAAACTCGACACTTGACAAGGAGCCCCGCAGCTCCGGATCCACAGAAAGAAACAACG GCAACACGGTGGTGACTGCAGCGGTGGTGGAGACTCAAAAGAGTAACAGGCTGAAGACCAGCATGAAAGCAGACTTCAAGATTGACTCCATGGCGCTGGTTGTATTTAAGTCCAACGTGAATGag CTTCTCATTTTGGAGCCACACGATGATGAGCTGAAACTGGGTGAGTTTACACTGGGCACCATCTCCACCTCCTTCGCCATGTACTCGGACAGCTCTATGAAGGCCGCCGTCCGGATGTCGACATGCCTCCTTGATGACAAGAGGCCAAATATCAAGACGGTCAGCCCAAG GATGATGGCCATGCGTCCCGGAACGGAAAAGAACATGATGGTGGAGGTCAACTACCGGCGGAGCCACGAAGGCACCACCTTAGACACAGTGGTGCAGGACGTGTACCTGTGCGCCAGCATGGAGTTCCTCCTCACCGTGGCGGACATTTTCCTTAACGCCACCAAGGAGGGCTTTGGTGAAACACCGCAAGCCAAGAATAATACAGCACCAGAAGATAAAAATAACACTCCTGCCCAGCCAAAGGAATCAA CCGAGGTGTCAAAGTCAGAGATGAACGTCGTAGTGCGAAACCCGGAGATCGTGTTTGTGGCCGACCTGACGCGTGCCGACGGGCTGGCCCTGGTGATGACCACGCAGTGCGAGTTAGCCATCAAAAGCGACGCAGAGAGTTCAAAGATGACGGCCGTAATCCAAGACCTCAAG GTGGTCGCGTGTCCTTTCTTAAGGGAGAAGAGGCTACACAACGTGACCACAGTTCTACAGCCATGTCAGGTGTTCTTTAAGAGTTTTCAGTCCCCGACGTCGCCGCAAGCTATGGAGATCTCCATCAATTCTCTCTCGCTTAAG GTTTCTCCCATTATCATCAAGACGGTCTTAAGCATCCAATCAGCCCTGACACCCACCACTGAGACCACAGCGGAGCTTGAAAGTCCCGTCCCTGTAGACATGTGGGAGAAACGGGACTGGAAAGATCTCAAACTGTGGTTCTTGGACGAGCAGGGAGAAGCCAACACACAAACAATGGCCCCGTTGATCCCACAGGGGGAGTCACTGAAG ATGGACATCAAATCAATCTGTGTGACATTGGAGGCCGGAGTGGGACACCGCACCGTGCCCATGCTTCTGGCAAAGTCATCCTTCCAAGGAGATGTCAAAAACTGGTCCACGCTCATCAACTTAAGGAGTGAGCTGAATTTAGAG GTCCATTACTACAACGAGGTGGTGGGAGTGTGGGAGCCGCTGCTGGAGCCGTTAGAGGATGAGACGAAAGATGGGTTCCGACCCTGGAGACTGGAATTCACG ATGAAAAAGAAGCCACTTAAGAACATTGGGTGGGCAGATGAGGTGGACTACAATGTCCCAGACTACAAGACCGTCATTGTGATCAGCAGCAAGGACCAGCTGAACATCACCCTCTCCAAATGTGGACTTGCCATGCTGAGTAACCTGGGCATG GCTTTTGCCGAGGCTGCCAAAGAGACGGCCGGTTGCTTCCAGAAGGATGAGGCTCCGTTTGTGGTGAAGAACCACCTGGGCCTGCCCGTATCTGTCCGCTACAGCAATATGTTTTCGCCCATCGCCACGCACAGCGACGACCACATTGTGGAGCTGCAGGACGGCCATACGCTCGAGATGGACTATTCTGTCACCACCGATTCGGACCAGTTCTCAGCAATGATCTCCCTCAGCGAAAAGGACTACTACATACAGCCAA CTCCAGCAGGCCACACGTCAGCCAGCATGATCCCGTTGATTAAGGTTGGACGGAGAATGTACAGCGTCATGCACCATGGGTCGGTAGTCACCCGCTTCCTGGTGTGTCAAGTTTATTCGGTTGAAGGCAGCAAGTACATCAAGATCCGCTCGCCTTTCCAG ATCATCAACCATTTCTCCATCCCCTTTAAAGTGTTTGAGGGGTCGACACATCTGGGTACCTCGTTACCGACAGAGGAGTTCTGTGTCCCTCTGGACTCGTACAG GTCTGAGCTGAGCCTTCAGCCCGACACAGGTGAAGACGGTGACCAGTTTGAGTGCTCGGAGGGCTTCAGCTACGACGACATCAACCTCCAGCAGCCCAAACTCCATATTCAGCAGAAGTGCAGCCGCCGCGGTAACCTCGGCGGCGTGCTGACAGTCAACATCGTGCCCGTGATGGACACAGTGACGTTTAAAGACACGGGTGGGGTGGGGGACAACTTTGACGTGGCCTTTGTTCTCCACCTGTGGCCTTGCGTCCTGCTTCGAAACCTGCTGCCTTACCCCATCACCTACAAACTCAAT GACAGTAGCGAGCCTGGGCCCGAGTCCACACTGAACCCGGGTCACTCCGCCCAGCTTCACACTGCCGTCATCGATCAGTCCAGCCTGGACCTCCGCTTGATTGACTACTTGGCTCAAGACTGGTCTGCTCAGTACAG CTTGCGCAGCGAGCAGGAAGAGATCACCTTCATCGTGTTCGAGTCCCTCCGCTTGGAGGAGGACTGCGACGAGGGGACGGAGAGGCGGCGGGCTGAGCTAGACATAGCCGTGCACGTCAAATACGAGCAGGGCCAGATGGTGGTGGCCATCCACTCGCCGTACTGGATGGTGAACAAGACGGGCAGACTGCTGCAATACAAGGCGGACGACATCCACCGCAAGCACCCGCTGGATTACGACATGCCGCTGCTCTTCTCCTTCAAACCTCGATACTTCCTGAAGAACAACAAG GTTCGTCTCATGATTTCGGAAAGCGAACTCTCCGATGAATTTTCCCTGGACACCGTTGGAAGCTATGGAGATGTGAAATGTAAAGGCCAGTATAAAGATTATCAT CTCGGTGTGAAGATTGACCCGAGCAGCTTCAGTCTCACCCGCATCGTGACCTTCATGCCGTTCTACATGCTAGTTAACAGGACCAAACTGACTGTCTTCGTATGtgaagaggatgaggagagCTGGACCGTAGTCCCGCCTGAAAAG TCCGCTATTCCGTTCTGGCCCGAAAATGGTGCCAAGCTTCTGAAAGTGAAAACAGAAGGTGGTCAGTCTCCGTCTCGCACCATCAACTTCACACGTCCCGAAAACTGCTTATTGCTGCACTTGGATAACACC GTGGGCGGGATCATTGTAGATGTCAACGTATCGGAGCACTCGGCCACCATCCGATTCTCCGACTACCACGATGGCGCAGCCCCCTTCCTTATCATCAACCACACTAAAGACCAGGTCTTGCAGTTCTATCAGAG CTCCCAGAATGCAGCAGAGGTGGAGGAGGTCGAGGCCGGGAAGGCCACGCACTACACTTGGACCAAGCCCACGGGCTCCCGGGAGCTTTGCTGGCAGTGTGGCAAATACAGCGGGAAGCTGAAGAGCGAAGAG GATCTTTGTGAGAACTTAGAGAAGGAAGGCAATCTTTTTGTTATCTCCTTTTATGAAG GTCTCCAGCGTGTTGTGCTCTTCACCGAGGAGCTGCGCATCTACAATCTACTgtgcgagagcgagagagcgcaGCTGGCCGAGCAGGAAATCACGCTGTTGCTCTACAACGTGGGCGTGTCGCTCGTCAACAACAGCAGTGGCCAGGAGGTCTCCTTCATCGGGATCACCAG TTCCGACGTGGTGTGGGAACTGAAGCCCAAGAAGAAGAACCGGTGGAAGCCTTTAGACGCCGAAGCGGCTGAGATGTTGGAGAAGAGCTTCAAAGAGTACGTTGAATCCGGACCTGTTGACCATGCCATCATCGACTTGGACAACAGCTTCCAG GTGTGCCTGTCTCCCAACGGCACGGACATGCGATTGCTGCAGCCGTGCGACGCCTCCCTCAGAAGGCACTTCTTGCCGGGCGTCAAGGTGGAGTACAGCGTCTCGCCGCGCCAAAGCTCCTACCGGGTTCAAATTCACCACATCCAG ATCCAGAATCAGCTCCCAGGAGCCATCTTTCCCTACGTTTTTTACCCGGTAAAGCTTCCAAAGTCGGTCACCATGGATGCAG AACCCAAGCCTCTGACTGATCTCAGCATCGTCACCAGGGCAGCAGGCCACTCTGACATTTCCCGCATCAa GTACTTCAAGGTGCTGATCCAAGAAATGGATCTCAAACTGGATCTGGGCTTCCTCTACGCAATCCTGGACCTGTCCAGTCCAGAGGATGCCAGCGCCACGAGCGTGCAACAGGAG GTGGAACTTTTTGAGAAAGATGTGGAGTACATTAAGACTGAGCTGAACTACGTTTCCGCTGCTGATACCACGCCCATTAGCCTCTACGAATACTTCCACATTTCCCCCATCAAG CTCCACTTGAGTTTCTCTCTGAGCACCGGTGGAAAGGACGGCTTGAAGGAAAAGAGGGATACAGAGCTCATACCCGTCCAGTCGCTCAACCTGCTGCTCAAGAGCATCGGCGCCACACTCACCGACGTGCAGGACGTCGTCTTCAA GTTAGCTTTCTTTGAGTTGACGTTCCAGTTCTGCACTACACAGCAGCTGCAGTGGGAAGTCATCAGGCATTATTCCAAACAG GCAATCAAGCAAATGTACGTACTGGTGCTCGGCCTGGATGTGCTGGGAAATCCTTTCGGTCTGATTAGAGGGCTGTCCGAGGGAGTGGAAGCTTTCTTCTATGAGCCCTATCAG GGAGCGATCCAGGGACAAGAGGAATTTATGGAAGGGATGGCGCTTGGAGTGAAGGCTCTGGTGGGAGGAGCTGTCG GGGGCATCGCTGGCGCGGCCTCCAGGATCACAGGCGCTATGGCCAAGGGCGTGGCCGCCATAACAATGGATGAGGAGTACCAGCAGAAGAGGCGAGAGGCCATGAACAAGCAGCCCAGCAGCTTCAGAGAGGGTCTAACCAGGGGTGGGAAAGGTTTATTCTCG GGATTCGTCAGTGGAATAACGGGCATTGTCACCAAACCCATTAAAG GAGCACAAAAGGAAGGAGCGGCGGGCTTCTTCAAAGGGGTCGGGAAAGGTCTGGTGGGGGCCGTCGCTAGGCCCACCGGAGGCATCATCGACATGGCCAGCAGCACCTTTCAAGGCATCAAAAG GGCGGCGGAGACGTCGCAGGACATTGAATCACTGCGCCCCCCCCGCTTCATTCACGAGGATGGCGTCATACGGCCGTACAAGCAGAGGGAAGGCCTCGGAAGTCAGATGCTTCAG AAAATCGAGAACGGCCGTTTTGCTAAATACCGCTACTTTGCTCACGCTAAAGTCAACGACTCGGACTTCCTGATGATCACCAAGAA GGGCATTTTCTTCGTGACGACGGGCACGTTCGGTCAGCTGATCTGCGAGTGGCAGTACTTGTTTGACGAGTTCACCAAGGATCCCACCATCGTCGACAACCGACGGCTTCGCATCGAGGCCAAG GAGCGAGTCAAGTCGGTGTTCCACGCCAAAGAGTTCGGCAAGATCATTAACTTCAGGACGCCCGAGATCGCAACG TGGGTTCTCGCTAAACTGGAGGACGCCAGGGACAGTTTACCCAAATACTGA